One Nostoc sp. UHCC 0302 DNA window includes the following coding sequences:
- a CDS encoding DUF370 domain-containing protein produces the protein MDIQLINIGFGNIVSAKRVVAIVSPESAPIKRIITDARDRGQLIDATYGRRTRAVIITDSSHVILSAIQPETVANRFVISRDHQVVDN, from the coding sequence ATGGACATTCAGTTAATCAACATCGGTTTTGGCAACATCGTATCTGCCAAGCGAGTAGTTGCCATTGTCAGTCCAGAGTCTGCCCCGATTAAACGGATCATCACCGATGCACGGGACAGAGGTCAATTGATAGATGCAACTTACGGTCGCCGAACAAGGGCTGTAATTATCACTGATTCCAGCCACGTAATTCTGTCGGCGATTCAACCGGAAACGGTGGCGAATCGCTTTGTGATTTCCCGCGATCATCAAGTTGTAGATAATTAA
- a CDS encoding Tic22 family protein, which translates to MKSLVRWGATLGLVGSTLLGTVFGANLAVLALSEQQIKEKLDSVPVYLITNEKGLPLSRTLPQGQNAQKGGSVTGVYMSRQEAQAFINELKNAQGKDPKLSDMVKNLQVTPVPLGVIYQQLQQTKNQPNRLLFAFKPVDQEIQGALELLRQSGQQVNQFKSVPVFAVRFAPDKGYVPIKLTSDNQQLIPLFLSKQDAQGLLNQVKPKNPKADIQVIDVDGVIKTLKDKNDPWLNQVVLVPSPESREYIKTLPRNNAPATPNRSNSQPAKPQQR; encoded by the coding sequence ATGAAATCATTGGTTCGCTGGGGCGCAACATTAGGTCTAGTCGGGAGTACACTGCTGGGTACGGTCTTTGGGGCAAATTTGGCAGTGCTGGCATTGTCAGAACAGCAAATAAAAGAAAAATTAGACTCAGTACCCGTGTACTTGATTACTAACGAAAAAGGCTTACCCCTAAGTCGTACCTTGCCTCAAGGACAAAACGCACAAAAAGGTGGTTCCGTAACTGGCGTTTATATGAGTCGGCAAGAAGCTCAAGCTTTTATCAATGAGCTGAAGAATGCACAAGGCAAAGACCCGAAACTGAGTGACATGGTGAAAAACCTACAAGTTACACCAGTACCTTTAGGGGTAATTTATCAACAATTGCAACAAACCAAAAACCAGCCAAACCGTCTTTTGTTTGCCTTTAAACCCGTAGACCAAGAAATTCAGGGGGCATTGGAATTACTGCGTCAAAGCGGTCAACAAGTAAATCAGTTTAAGAGTGTGCCTGTTTTTGCTGTCAGATTTGCGCCAGATAAAGGATATGTACCCATTAAACTGACATCTGATAATCAGCAACTTATTCCTTTATTTTTGAGTAAGCAAGACGCACAAGGTTTATTAAACCAAGTGAAGCCAAAAAATCCCAAGGCTGATATTCAAGTAATAGATGTAGACGGGGTGATTAAAACCTTAAAGGATAAAAATGATCCCTGGCTGAACCAAGTTGTCTTAGTTCCATCCCCAGAATCTAGAGAATATATCAAGACACTACCCAGGAATAACGCACCTGCTACTCCAAATAGAAGCAATTCGCAGCCTGCAAAGCCTCAACAACGTTAA
- a CDS encoding L-threonylcarbamoyladenylate synthase, which produces MTQVSLTELIAGAQAGLLVSFPTDTVPALAATPEKAGLIFAAKQRSQDKPLILMAACAEDLWPYVKGNEKEYKIWQELVHQYWPGALTLVLPASDFVPKVMNPNDPTTIGIRVPKSAIAQTILAKTGPLATTSANFSGQPPLQTMTEIEAQFPKVLTLASTEFPDEISGVGVPSTVVKWTGINWEILRQGAIVI; this is translated from the coding sequence ATGACACAAGTTTCTTTAACAGAGCTAATAGCTGGCGCACAGGCTGGGTTGTTAGTCAGCTTTCCTACAGATACCGTTCCGGCGCTGGCAGCTACACCAGAAAAAGCTGGATTAATTTTTGCGGCTAAACAACGTAGCCAGGACAAACCTTTGATTTTGATGGCAGCTTGTGCTGAGGATTTGTGGCCTTATGTCAAAGGTAATGAAAAAGAGTATAAAATTTGGCAAGAACTAGTACACCAATATTGGCCGGGAGCGCTAACCTTGGTTTTGCCAGCGAGCGATTTCGTGCCAAAAGTGATGAACCCTAATGACCCAACTACAATTGGCATTCGAGTGCCGAAAAGTGCGATCGCCCAAACCATTTTGGCGAAAACAGGCCCTCTTGCCACGACTAGCGCCAATTTTTCCGGTCAGCCGCCTTTGCAAACAATGACAGAAATTGAGGCTCAGTTTCCCAAGGTTCTGACTCTAGCAAGCACAGAATTTCCGGACGAAATATCAGGCGTGGGTGTGCCTTCAACTGTTGTTAAATGGACAGGGATAAATTGGGAAATTTTGCGGCAAGGTGCGATTGTGATTTAG
- the prmC gene encoding peptide chain release factor N(5)-glutamine methyltransferase, producing the protein MVDKQPKVVSGLQLWQWRDRAIKAAIATDVPLAEVDWLLLEVAGLDRLALRLESFKTLPQIQMQLSIEELDHLWQRRLNDRLPVQYIAGVTPWRQFKIAVSSAVLIPRPETECLIDLAVAAASNASGHWADLGTGSGAIALGLADVFPEATIHAVDYSQEALAIAQTNAHNLGLANRIRFYQGSWWEPLASLKGQFSGMVSNPPYIPTNTLSTLQPEVVNHEPHLALNGGVDGLNSIRHLIEVSPSYLQPGGVWLIEMMAGQADVVRELLQNQGSYYNIQIHADLAGIERFALAYKS; encoded by the coding sequence ATGGTGGATAAACAGCCGAAGGTAGTTTCCGGATTACAACTTTGGCAATGGCGAGATAGGGCAATCAAAGCAGCGATCGCAACTGATGTACCTCTAGCAGAAGTAGATTGGCTTCTGTTAGAGGTGGCTGGGTTAGACCGCTTGGCACTGCGTTTGGAGTCTTTTAAAACTCTGCCTCAAATTCAGATGCAGTTGTCAATAGAAGAGTTAGACCATCTCTGGCAGAGGCGATTAAATGACCGCTTACCTGTGCAGTATATTGCGGGAGTTACACCTTGGCGGCAGTTTAAAATCGCAGTGTCGAGTGCAGTTTTAATTCCCAGACCAGAGACAGAGTGCTTGATTGATCTGGCTGTAGCGGCTGCTAGCAATGCATCAGGGCATTGGGCAGATTTAGGGACTGGAAGTGGTGCGATCGCTCTAGGGCTAGCAGATGTCTTCCCAGAGGCAACAATTCACGCCGTTGATTACAGCCAAGAAGCCTTGGCGATCGCCCAAACCAATGCCCATAATTTAGGTCTTGCTAACCGCATTCGATTTTATCAAGGTTCCTGGTGGGAGCCGCTGGCATCTCTTAAAGGTCAGTTCAGTGGGATGGTGTCAAATCCTCCTTATATCCCCACCAATACCTTGTCTACTCTCCAACCAGAAGTAGTTAATCATGAACCACATCTAGCTCTAAATGGTGGTGTTGATGGTTTAAATTCCATCCGCCATTTGATAGAAGTCTCTCCCAGTTACTTACAACCTGGTGGCGTGTGGCTGATTGAGATGATGGCAGGGCAAGCGGATGTAGTTCGAGAACTTTTGCAAAATCAAGGTAGCTATTACAACATTCAAATTCATGCTGATTTAGCTGGAATTGAACGCTTTGCTCTAGCCTATAAGAGTTAG
- the tsaD gene encoding tRNA (adenosine(37)-N6)-threonylcarbamoyltransferase complex transferase subunit TsaD, which translates to MATVLAIETSCDETAVAIVNNREVCSSIIVSQIPVHQQYGGVVPEVASRQHLETINEAIAEAIKQAELGWNQIDGIAATCAPGLVGALLVGLTAAKTLAMVHNKPLVGVHHLEGHIYATYLSEPSLNPPFLSLLVSGGHTSLIYVKDCGIYETLGQTRDDAAGEAFDKVARLLKLGYPGGPVIDKLAQTGNPHAFALPEGKVSLPGGGYHRYDGSFSGLKTAVLRLVQQLEQDGRQVPVADLAASFQETVARSLTKKAIACALDYGLDTISVGGGVAANSGLRKNLQAAAIEHNLRVLFPPLKFCTDNAAMIGCAAADHLSRGHTSPLTLGVESRLPLSQVMKLYQSES; encoded by the coding sequence ATGGCAACCGTTTTAGCAATAGAAACCAGCTGTGATGAAACTGCCGTCGCGATTGTGAACAATCGTGAAGTTTGTAGCAGCATCATAGTTTCGCAAATCCCAGTTCATCAGCAGTATGGCGGGGTAGTACCAGAAGTAGCTTCTCGTCAGCACTTAGAAACTATCAATGAGGCGATCGCCGAAGCCATAAAGCAAGCCGAACTAGGCTGGAATCAAATTGATGGGATTGCTGCCACTTGTGCGCCTGGACTCGTAGGAGCGCTGTTAGTGGGGTTAACTGCTGCCAAAACCCTAGCGATGGTACACAACAAACCTTTGGTAGGAGTTCATCACCTGGAAGGTCATATTTACGCGACTTACTTGAGCGAGCCAAGCTTAAATCCCCCTTTCTTAAGTTTATTAGTTTCTGGTGGACATACAAGCTTGATTTACGTCAAAGACTGTGGTATATACGAAACCCTGGGTCAAACCCGTGATGATGCTGCGGGTGAAGCTTTTGATAAAGTGGCACGCTTGTTAAAGCTGGGTTATCCCGGTGGGCCAGTAATTGACAAGCTGGCACAAACTGGAAATCCCCATGCCTTTGCATTACCAGAAGGAAAAGTTTCTCTTCCTGGTGGCGGATATCATCGTTACGATGGAAGTTTTAGTGGATTAAAGACAGCAGTACTGCGTCTAGTGCAGCAGTTAGAGCAAGATGGTAGACAAGTCCCAGTGGCAGATTTAGCCGCAAGTTTTCAGGAAACTGTAGCGCGATCGCTCACCAAAAAAGCGATCGCTTGCGCCCTTGACTATGGTCTAGACACAATTTCTGTCGGTGGCGGTGTAGCAGCCAATAGCGGTCTGAGAAAAAACTTACAAGCCGCTGCCATTGAGCATAATCTGCGGGTGCTATTTCCACCCCTGAAATTTTGTACCGATAATGCTGCCATGATTGGCTGTGCTGCCGCCGATCATCTATCCCGCGGTCATACTTCACCCCTAACTTTAGGCGTTGAGTCTAGGCTACCCCTTAGTCAGGTGATGAAGTTGTATCAATCTGAGTCTTGA
- a CDS encoding alpha/beta hydrolase: MATIEILGVPHAYELTAPTSCPHALVFIHGWLNSRGYWQPVISRLSADLQCLSYDLRGFGESKSQAKTDFDQTQTSLSLTPISTSAVGSPFDSLYTPAAYAEDLAALLQQLNISSAWLIGHSLGGTIALWAAAQLPECVKGVICINAGGGIYLKEAFEQFRSAGQKFLQVRPRWLSQVPLIDLLFTRASVARPLDRYWARQRVIDFVVADPEAALGTLLDSTTEEEVNRLPQLVSQLKQPVYFLAGAEDKVMEPKYVRHLASFHSLFQYSANNVIEIPDCGHLAMLEQPDAVADSIQLIVRSQESGDTEKSEQRLPPIGTSPKGDATRTERN; this comes from the coding sequence ATGGCAACCATTGAAATCTTGGGCGTTCCACACGCATACGAGCTAACGGCTCCCACTTCCTGCCCCCATGCTTTAGTATTTATCCACGGTTGGCTGAATAGCCGTGGATACTGGCAACCTGTGATTTCTCGCCTATCAGCTGATTTACAGTGCTTGTCTTATGATTTGCGGGGTTTTGGTGAGTCCAAGTCCCAGGCAAAAACTGATTTTGATCAAACACAAACTTCTCTAAGCCTGACGCCTATATCTACTAGTGCGGTTGGCTCACCTTTCGATTCTCTTTATACTCCAGCGGCTTATGCTGAGGATTTAGCAGCCCTGTTGCAACAACTAAATATTAGTAGTGCTTGGCTAATTGGTCACTCCTTGGGAGGTACGATCGCTCTTTGGGCAGCTGCTCAATTACCTGAGTGTGTTAAAGGAGTGATCTGTATCAATGCTGGCGGTGGGATTTATCTTAAAGAAGCTTTTGAGCAGTTTCGCTCGGCTGGGCAGAAATTTTTGCAAGTCCGCCCGCGTTGGCTGTCCCAAGTACCTTTGATTGATTTGCTCTTTACTAGAGCGAGTGTGGCACGTCCGTTAGACCGCTATTGGGCGCGTCAGCGGGTGATTGATTTCGTCGTGGCTGACCCAGAAGCTGCTCTAGGAACTCTCTTAGATTCGACAACTGAGGAAGAAGTTAACCGTCTACCCCAATTAGTATCCCAACTTAAGCAGCCAGTTTATTTTTTGGCTGGTGCCGAAGACAAGGTTATGGAACCGAAGTACGTGCGCCATTTAGCTAGCTTTCATAGTTTGTTCCAATACTCTGCTAACAACGTTATAGAAATTCCTGATTGCGGGCATCTAGCTATGTTGGAGCAGCCGGATGCAGTTGCTGATAGTATCCAGTTAATAGTCAGGAGTCAGGAGTCAGGAGACACAGAGAAGTCTGAGCAGAGGCTTCCTCCAATCGGAACTTCTCCTAAAGGAGACGCTACGCGAACAGAGAGAAACTAG
- the psaJ gene encoding photosystem I reaction center subunit IX — protein sequence MADKSDQSSYLIKFISTAPVAATIWLTITAGILIEFNRFFPDLLFHPLP from the coding sequence ATGGCTGACAAAAGCGACCAATCATCCTATTTGATTAAATTTATTTCCACAGCGCCGGTGGCAGCTACTATATGGCTGACAATCACAGCAGGTATTTTGATTGAATTCAACCGCTTTTTCCCAGACCTACTTTTTCACCCACTGCCATAG
- a CDS encoding photosystem I reaction center protein subunit XI, with translation MAQAVDASKNLPSDPRNREVVFPAGRDPQIGNLETPVNSSPIVKWFINNLPAYRPGLSAGRRGLEVGAAHGYWLFGPFAKLGPLRDTANANLAGLLAAIGLVVLLTGALSLYANSNPPKALASVTVPNPPADAFNSKESWNNFASTFLIGGIGGAVVAYFLTSNLGLIQGLFG, from the coding sequence ATGGCGCAAGCAGTAGATGCATCAAAAAATCTGCCGAGCGATCCCAGAAATCGGGAAGTTGTTTTTCCAGCAGGACGTGATCCGCAAATAGGCAACCTAGAAACCCCGGTTAATTCTTCTCCCATAGTGAAGTGGTTCATTAATAACTTACCCGCTTATCGCCCAGGTCTGAGTGCTGGTAGACGCGGGCTAGAAGTGGGAGCAGCTCATGGTTACTGGCTGTTTGGCCCCTTTGCAAAATTGGGGCCCTTACGTGATACAGCTAATGCTAACTTAGCTGGATTATTGGCAGCCATTGGCTTAGTTGTTCTTCTTACTGGTGCTTTATCCTTGTATGCGAATAGCAATCCTCCTAAAGCACTAGCTAGCGTTACCGTACCCAACCCTCCAGCAGATGCTTTTAATTCCAAAGAAAGCTGGAATAACTTTGCCAGTACTTTTTTAATTGGTGGAATTGGCGGTGCAGTAGTTGCTTACTTTCTGACTAGTAATTTAGGACTAATTCAAGGTCTATTCGGTTAA
- the psbA gene encoding photosystem II q(b) protein, whose protein sequence is MTTTLGRSESGNLWDRFCQWITSTENRLYVGWFGVLMIPTLLTATICFIIAFIAAPPVDIDGIREPVSGSLLYGNNIITGAVVPTSNAIGLHFYPIWDAASMDEWLYNGGPYQLIVLHFLIGIFCWLGRQWELSYRLGMRPWICVAYSAPVAAATSVFLIYPIGQGSFSDGMPLGISGTFNFMFVFQAEHNILMHPFHQLGVAAVFGGALFCAMHGSLVTSSLVRETTESESLNYGYKFGQEQETYSIVAAHGYFGRLIWQYASFNNSRSLHFFLAAWPVVGIWLTSLGISTMAFNLNGFNFNQSVIDSQGRVINTWADVLNRANLGIEVMHERNAHNFPLDLAAGEAVPVALQAPAIHG, encoded by the coding sequence ATGACGACAACTCTAGGAAGAAGCGAAAGCGGCAACCTGTGGGATCGGTTCTGTCAATGGATTACTAGTACCGAAAATCGACTTTATGTTGGTTGGTTCGGGGTTTTAATGATTCCTACTCTGTTGACCGCTACTATTTGTTTCATTATTGCCTTTATTGCTGCGCCCCCCGTGGATATTGACGGTATTCGGGAGCCAGTTTCTGGTTCTTTGTTATACGGCAACAACATTATCACTGGTGCTGTTGTACCCACATCCAACGCTATTGGTTTGCACTTCTACCCAATTTGGGATGCTGCTTCAATGGATGAATGGCTCTACAACGGCGGCCCTTATCAGCTCATTGTCTTGCATTTCCTGATTGGGATTTTCTGCTGGCTTGGTCGGCAATGGGAGTTAAGCTATCGTCTGGGGATGCGTCCTTGGATTTGTGTAGCTTACTCTGCTCCTGTAGCTGCTGCAACTTCTGTTTTCTTAATTTACCCAATTGGTCAAGGTAGCTTTTCTGACGGAATGCCTCTAGGCATTAGTGGCACGTTTAACTTCATGTTCGTTTTCCAAGCCGAGCATAATATCCTCATGCACCCCTTCCATCAACTAGGTGTCGCTGCGGTGTTCGGTGGTGCGCTGTTTTGTGCAATGCACGGTTCTTTAGTAACTTCCTCTTTAGTTAGGGAAACGACTGAAAGTGAATCCCTCAACTATGGATACAAGTTTGGTCAAGAACAAGAAACATACAGCATCGTAGCGGCTCATGGTTATTTTGGGCGATTAATCTGGCAATATGCCAGCTTTAATAACTCGCGTTCCTTGCACTTTTTCTTGGCAGCTTGGCCTGTTGTTGGCATATGGTTGACATCATTGGGCATTAGTACGATGGCGTTCAACCTTAACGGTTTTAACTTCAACCAGTCTGTTATTGACTCCCAAGGTCGTGTAATTAATACATGGGCGGATGTGCTGAACCGTGCCAACCTGGGTATTGAAGTGATGCATGAACGTAATGCTCACAATTTCCCGCTAGATTTGGCTGCTGGTGAGGCAGTACCTGTGGCTTTACAAGCTCCTGCAATTCATGGTTAA
- a CDS encoding Photosystem I reaction center subunit III: MRRLFALILAICLWVNFAPPAKALGANLVPCKDSPAFQQLAANARNTTADPESGRKRFERYSQALCGPEGYPHLIVDGRLDRAGDFLIPSILFLYIAGWIGWVGRTYLQTIKKGSDSEQKEIQIDLGIALPIILSGFTWPVAALQEFLSGKLTAKDTEIPVSPR; encoded by the coding sequence ATGCGACGATTGTTTGCTTTGATTTTAGCGATTTGTCTTTGGGTCAATTTTGCCCCCCCAGCTAAAGCTCTTGGGGCTAATTTAGTACCTTGTAAAGACTCTCCCGCTTTTCAACAGTTAGCAGCAAATGCCCGTAATACTACCGCCGATCCCGAATCAGGGAGAAAGCGATTTGAGCGTTATTCTCAGGCGCTGTGCGGCCCTGAAGGTTACCCCCACTTGATTGTTGATGGTCGTCTTGACCGTGCTGGTGATTTCTTAATTCCCAGCATTCTCTTCCTCTATATTGCTGGTTGGATTGGTTGGGTAGGTCGTACTTACCTGCAAACAATCAAAAAAGGATCTGATTCTGAACAAAAAGAAATTCAGATCGATCTTGGGATTGCACTACCAATCATCTTGTCAGGCTTTACTTGGCCAGTGGCAGCGCTACAAGAATTCCTTTCGGGAAAATTAACAGCCAAGGATACAGAAATTCCTGTTTCACCACGTTAA
- a CDS encoding malic enzyme-like NAD(P)-binding protein, whose protein sequence is MADLTPLTPNSSFSLTLRLQIPNRVGMLASVTQAIATTGGNLGQIDLIEQTRKESIRDITVDAASTEHAETIVQAVKVLPDIKLLSVYDRTFNLHRGGKISITSRIPLRSVSDLAMAYTPGVGRICTAIAQDPEEVYNLTIKQNTVAIVTDGSAVLGLGNLGPAAALPVMEGKAMLFKEFAGLDAFPICLATQNTDEIIQAVKNIAPVFGGVNLEDIAAPRCFEIEQRLRQELDIPVFHDDQHGTAIVTLAALFNALKLVHKSLAEIRIVINGAGAAGVAIARLLRKAGADKIWMCDSKGIISTSRTDLTEEKREFAVKAQGTLAGALQGADVFIGVSAPGVLTPEMVQSMAKDPIVFAMANPIPEIQPELVDKNVAVIATGRSDYPNQINNVLAFPGVFRGALDCRAQTITTTMYLEAASAIASLVKPSDLDREHIIPSVFDERVVTAVAAAVQRAAREEGIARS, encoded by the coding sequence ATGGCAGACCTAACTCCCCTAACTCCAAATTCTAGTTTTAGTTTGACGCTGCGTTTACAAATTCCCAATCGTGTGGGGATGCTGGCATCAGTAACCCAGGCGATCGCTACCACTGGTGGTAATCTTGGTCAAATTGATCTAATCGAGCAAACCCGCAAAGAGTCCATCCGCGATATCACTGTTGATGCTGCCAGCACTGAACACGCTGAAACCATTGTCCAAGCAGTCAAGGTATTGCCAGATATTAAGCTACTAAGTGTTTATGACCGTACCTTTAATTTACATCGGGGTGGCAAAATCAGCATTACTAGCAGAATTCCTTTAAGAAGTGTTTCTGATTTAGCAATGGCTTACACACCCGGAGTCGGGCGGATTTGTACGGCGATCGCTCAAGACCCAGAGGAAGTTTACAATTTAACAATCAAACAAAACACTGTTGCTATTGTTACCGATGGTAGTGCGGTTTTGGGCTTGGGCAATCTCGGCCCAGCTGCTGCCTTACCAGTTATGGAAGGCAAAGCCATGCTGTTTAAAGAATTTGCTGGACTTGATGCTTTTCCCATCTGTCTTGCCACTCAAAATACAGATGAGATTATCCAAGCAGTCAAGAATATCGCCCCAGTTTTCGGCGGCGTGAACTTAGAAGATATTGCTGCACCTCGTTGCTTTGAAATTGAACAAAGATTGCGGCAAGAATTAGATATCCCCGTTTTTCACGATGACCAGCATGGTACAGCTATTGTGACGTTGGCAGCGTTGTTTAACGCCCTGAAATTAGTACATAAATCGCTTGCAGAAATTCGCATCGTAATTAACGGTGCTGGAGCGGCTGGGGTAGCGATCGCCCGCTTACTTCGCAAAGCTGGAGCAGATAAAATCTGGATGTGCGACTCTAAAGGAATTATCTCTACCAGTCGCACCGACCTGACGGAGGAAAAGCGTGAATTCGCGGTGAAGGCCCAAGGTACTCTAGCGGGGGCGCTACAAGGGGCAGATGTATTTATTGGTGTTAGCGCCCCCGGAGTTTTGACTCCAGAAATGGTGCAATCGATGGCGAAAGACCCAATTGTGTTTGCTATGGCAAATCCCATTCCAGAAATTCAGCCAGAATTAGTTGATAAAAATGTAGCTGTCATCGCCACTGGTCGCAGTGATTACCCAAATCAAATCAATAACGTTCTAGCTTTTCCGGGAGTTTTCCGTGGTGCTTTAGATTGTCGGGCGCAAACAATAACGACCACAATGTATTTAGAAGCTGCAAGTGCGATCGCTTCTTTAGTCAAGCCTTCGGATCTAGATCGGGAACATATTATTCCTTCGGTCTTTGATGAGCGTGTCGTTACTGCTGTTGCTGCTGCTGTACAACGTGCAGCCCGTGAAGAAGGTATTGCTCGAAGTTAA
- the gmk gene encoding guanylate kinase, producing the protein MMQVLPIQSATTKECPPNGRLIVLTGPSGVGKGTLMRSLLQRHPELYYSVSVTTRSPRPGEIDGKNYYFISRSKFEQLVAQGQFLEWAEFAGNYYGTPSETVLNQIRSGKLVVLEIELEGARQIRTSFPSAKSIFILPPSFEELEKRIRGRAQDSEEAIARRLRRAQEEIKAADEFDLQIVNDDLETALNDIEAALFG; encoded by the coding sequence ATGATGCAAGTTTTACCCATCCAGAGTGCTACTACCAAAGAATGCCCGCCTAATGGCAGGTTAATTGTTTTAACCGGCCCTAGTGGCGTTGGCAAAGGAACTTTAATGCGATCGCTTCTCCAGCGTCATCCGGAACTATACTATTCTGTCTCCGTGACGACTCGTTCTCCCCGTCCAGGGGAAATTGATGGCAAAAACTATTACTTTATTAGCCGTAGTAAGTTTGAACAATTGGTCGCTCAAGGCCAGTTCTTAGAATGGGCGGAGTTTGCTGGTAATTATTACGGTACACCCAGTGAAACTGTGCTTAACCAAATTCGCTCCGGCAAGTTAGTGGTGCTGGAAATTGAACTAGAAGGAGCAAGACAAATTCGTACCTCCTTCCCCAGTGCTAAGAGCATTTTTATTTTGCCACCTTCCTTTGAGGAATTGGAAAAACGTATACGTGGTCGCGCCCAGGACTCTGAAGAAGCGATCGCCCGTCGTTTGCGCCGCGCCCAGGAAGAAATTAAAGCCGCAGATGAATTTGATCTTCAAATCGTTAATGACGATTTAGAAACTGCTCTAAATGACATTGAAGCGGCTTTATTTGGATAA
- a CDS encoding GNAT family N-acetyltransferase → MGFWKTWFSTPESGATTRTTSFEEHTAETTGNSSQSGLSEASQKETRIVFSTERDIDLYELEELCDAVGWSRRPLRKVKKAIEHSFLVASMWQVRGNQKRLIGFARATSDHAFNATIWDVVVHPDFQGQGLGKALMKYVLKKLRSEEISNVTLFADPHVVDFYRTMGFMADPEGIKGMFWYPH, encoded by the coding sequence ATGGGTTTTTGGAAAACTTGGTTTAGTACTCCTGAATCTGGAGCGACAACTAGGACAACCTCCTTTGAAGAGCATACAGCGGAAACTACTGGCAATTCTAGCCAGAGTGGTCTTAGCGAAGCTTCTCAAAAAGAGACTCGCATCGTCTTCAGCACGGAGCGAGACATTGATCTCTATGAACTAGAAGAACTCTGTGATGCAGTTGGTTGGTCTCGTCGTCCTTTGAGAAAAGTGAAAAAAGCTATTGAGCATAGTTTTCTCGTTGCCTCTATGTGGCAAGTGCGAGGAAACCAAAAGCGGCTCATTGGTTTTGCCCGTGCTACCTCAGATCATGCGTTTAATGCCACTATTTGGGATGTGGTAGTTCACCCAGACTTTCAAGGTCAAGGGTTAGGTAAGGCGCTAATGAAATACGTTCTCAAAAAACTTAGGAGTGAAGAGATCAGTAATGTGACTCTCTTTGCAGACCCCCATGTTGTAGATTTCTACCGAACTATGGGGTTTATGGCAGATCCTGAAGGTATCAAAGGTATGTTCTGGTATCCTCACTAA